The nucleotide sequence tttcttcgttaattactcgtttctggcgttcacttttacgaacacttaaactaccggtttgcctaagtttatcatacacatttttaaatatttgacgcgaaggctgagaccgatgtggatatcgttcagcatacaagtttttcgcccttgcagaattttgttgacattcgccataaataagaagcatatcaacctgctcttcaaacggatacatcgtgccggattgaccgatttatcgatactaatcttatgatgtttatcttactctgcaaactattaaagtgtccttcaagcagtgtttattctcagtgaagtaaacggtaagcattacgcattcctctactgttgacaaaacgtatgtttcatttactaccaaaaccgtaagtattatcgcctttctctactttctatgaccttcaatgaccttgtgtaataggtcgttgaactcgttttaagatcctctatcgtgatacggaagcaaaaacataccgattcatttaagaaaatgcatgtgaccttcaaatgtccgaagtacctccacctgcaaaaaaactattatcgccacccaatagcgcccttcgtactgtgcaatttactttagcaaacatttctgtgaaacttatagtttccaagatatctgaggtgctaatagttactgccccaccctgtatatagaagaGTTCTATACGAAAAAGTAAATACAATTGTTCGAATTAACGCTGATTCGACGCCCAGTAACGTTAAATGCTCCGGATCGCGGTAAGAATGAGGCCATCGTGGTCAACGAATGTTTACTCCTAACGAGATAAAAATAGAGCCTGTAACGTCGTTGGAAAGCAATCCCCGTCGCTCCTGTCGTTTACCTGATTAAATCACGGGGTCGGGGAGGAGAAAAAACTTTTCGCTAAATATCAATTTAACGCTGGATACCAATTCCAGCGCGAAACGTCAGGCGGCGGGGAGCAGCGCGCCGGCATGAATCGAGTAAGGACATTAATGAGATAAGGGTGGAGGGTGGTTCCCGTAATACTGAGGAGCATTTTTATAACGAGGATCACCGCCGCGAAATCATCCCGCGGGAATAGACGGAGGACAGAGCCGGGAGGGACCGGAGGAAGGAGCACCGCGACTCGACGTCTCCGTCGTCGTCCTGCGGCCGGGGGAGACTTAATTATCTAATTAATTAACCTCAATCAGAACGATGAGTAATTTCTCGGTTCGCTGGCGCCTTTGCCGGGCGACCGAGACTTTCTTGTCGCGCCGACTGCGCGGCCCCGAATCACGGATGAGTTCACGGCAAATCGATTATGTTCCCGATGCTATTGCCCGCCTCTGTTTAGGCGTACGACGCTCCAGGATCGACGAtcctccggcgttatcctgttttcGCTGCCCGACCGATTTGCTCCTGCACGGGACCACCGCCTTTATACTCGCCTATCGCGCGATAAACCGCTCGTGAAACGACCAGACGACGCGAGTTTGTTTTAACCGATCGGCTGGAAATTGCGTTCCGCAAAGGAGACGCGCCCAGAAACGTGGAGATTCCAAGGAGTTCTCCGGGCAAGGTGGAAAATTAGTCCCTCACGAGCTGCTTCGAGCCTGGCGGCGATGTACCGTGCACGGCTCGAGAGATGGCGAGTCGCATCTTTTGAAGTCGAGCCTATAGCGGTCGACAAAAATTGAGTGATATCGCGTAGCGTGCATTCTAGATATAATTTTCATTGCTCTATTAGATGCAGTTGTCTACTGTCTGCAGAAAAATACTAGGCTACATATGCTCTAAATCTAACAATTGAAAAGTTATTACGATTCGAAGTATGAAGCATTGTAACTTATACTATCTGTCAAGAATACTTCAGAATTAGTGATTAATACTATTCGTAGAATATATGAACATTAATGATTCGCTATAAGTAAACTCGAGATGTATAAATATctatgttgtcatttctgtcgtGTCTATCGTATACAAACGTTGAATTAGTAGAGTGAAATAGACGTTCGGAAGCATTAATTTTAGGAAAAGAAATGCAATAGACATATATGATATATACAATATGTTTCGACATATGtttgtataaaaaatatatttttaatgatcTCTAGCGATAAAACGAACTTCTACTCAGGTTTCGTTCTTTTACCTATTTTAGCATCCCCAGTCTAATTATTACGATTCAAAACATCATTCTAATTTATCCACGGGGGATCCAAGATGAACAAAACACCTCAATCTGCCCATATGCTTATTTACCTTCCTCCCGAACAACTCTATTAATTACCATCGACGATGCATGGTTCAACCGCGCGACAAACTAACCACCAATCAGCGCGAATCGTCGGTCGACACCGCCACCCCCGCATCACGAATCATTTATCCCTATCCGCCAACCCTCGCCCCTTCTAAATAATAACACCGCGCACCCCGACGGATCGGAAACTCTCGAATTCCAAGGCGACAAGGTCTTTCGCCGTAGCTCGAACCACCCTCCGGGAGACCCCGCCGCCCCCGCTTTACCAGTGTAACTGACGTTTTTGACGCGTCAAGTGGAAGCTGGCCGTTCGATATCTGCTACTGTTTTACATAAACAACAACGGGGACGGTTTTGTATCGGCACGAGGGTCCCCGGAAATCGCGGAAGGGTGACACGGGCGGAGATTCCTCTAAGTGATCTCGAGTGTTTTCGCAGAGGAGCCGCCCCGGTGTTTGCGCGCGGaattcacccccccccccccctactgACGATCGTTCGCGACGCTTTTTAAGCTTGGTTTAACCCTGGCCCCGGGGCCCATTTCGTAGCAGGCCACCGTATTTAGTTAGTCAACCCCCGAAACCCGTTAGGCGCGATGGGAAACTACAAGTGGCGTCCAAAACCACCCCTTACCGCCCTGTCGACGCACGAGTCACGCAACCGCGGCCTTTCATGTGCTAATTCCTGTTTATTTAATCGAATGCTGACGCCGATCGGCACCGCGAAAGGGCGAACGATCGCCGGGGGATTAATTTCTAATATGCTTTATCGTCGCACGAACTATTTCGTGCTCCATTTTGCCAATGGGGATGCCCCTGAGCGCGGGGATGTTTTCGTAAGACGGACAGTCAAGTTCATTTGTTTGGAGACTCATTAAAGGATCTCtttgtaattatattttatattttttaaagttgaacctatacatataataaagcAAATAAAATTGTCTTTCGTACTTCAGTTTTCGAGTTATAAATGATTAAAGACAATTTTCGAAACAATTTCGCTTATTTCATTTTGATCGTTACAATCCGTTATAAATGTTTTAtgtgtattatttttatatttatttaattcccTGTGTTTATACCAGTATCGTTGCAACCAATTGTGAAACGTATTAATTACGACGTTGTTTAGACTGTTTCATGAAACCGTGATTGTTGCACGAAACGATTGTGTAATTCAATTATTCGTATTTTACGGTCGGAAGTTTTTAACAAAATCGTTGGACCGTAAACAACGGTCTCGCGTGTTTCGACTCCAAATTTTGTTCGCGGAATTTTTGAAGCGCGGCTTTTGTTACCGCGTTTGGTCGCGGACGCGTTTGTTTCGTAGAAATTTTGAACATTTTTTCTGGGAATTCAGCTGGGGGAAACATTTATAGGGAACAAAACCGTACATTGCTCTTCAAACATCGTTTTATCTTTAAATCAATTATCTTTAATTCAATTTCATTGTGTTAAACGAAATTTATGGCACTTTGTATAGTACAATTTGCGATGTAAGGTCAGAATtgccctttctagaaaaaacaaTATATTTCAGTTTTGATACTATAGTTTTGCGGAAGTTCAGAAAGACACAATGTCTAGATCCAATCCTAATTATAATTTTCCTCCCAGGTTACTCTTAAGCAACGCTcaagtaatatataaaaataataatgacgTTGAATCGTTAAAAGTTTAATTTACTTTAAGGATGCTCCAAACCTCTATGTAGCAGAAATTGCATTAGATGTAGGTTTCATTATTACAAAAGCACTCCTAATTCCAGGGTAAGTAAGGGTAGTtgttcaattataataattagatTTAACTGTTCCTGAGCACCAGAATTCAGTTTCGTTGATCCGCCTTTCATTTACCCCCTCAGAAATTTAATTACGTTCGCGCGAGAAAATTTATCGGAGCCCCATGTAAGTTTATTAATCTTACTGTAACAATATGACTACTTACAATTATCGAACAAAAGAACGTTATCCGTATCTAACTTTATATCAATtcacatatttaaacaattatatatatatgagtgacagaatttaccactatgatactgaaaaaattaattctcaatttaAGACGttgagaatttgtgaattttaaggtTACaagaataagtactgaaacaaattttagcttacaaaatggtctaaaatcaaaattctatTTTTACAAAATGTCATACTGTTTCGATCTGGCGGCGAACGTGttaaaagaaacaattttaatttaacaatTCGAGCATATTCCCCCCGAGTGTTCGACCCACCCCAGGAGGGTGGAAAATCGAAAACAGATAACGACAAAACGATAGGAAACTATGCAATGGCGACCGAAACGGGAATTGATTCCACCGAAATCGTATATTCATAAATGTGTATCTTCAATTTCGGATCATATAATTTCGATTCTTCGTTCGCGCGATCGGAAATCGGAAATCGTAAATCAACCGTACATACTCGTTATTAAACACCGTATTTGAATAAGTTCTCGTTTCGTGACGCGCATTAACGCGGCCCGTATTTCGCGTGCTTCTTTTATCGAAAATCGCGCGTAACGCAGAAACCCGTGGCTGGCAAAGTGTTATTAACGCGCGATATATCGCGGCCGCTCTTCCGACGATAATTTCGACGCCGCGGTTCCAGATCGAACCTCGTAAAATTATAAAGCCCGGACCCCGCTAAAAGCGTGGACGCCGCGGGGCCAATTAGCATCTCCGTAAATCACCGGCGAATTACTTTACGAGCTGGACGCGATGAAATCGCTCTACGGACGTCTCGTCTCTCGTCGACTCGTTTAACGAAGGATAATAATGATTCACGATGCACGCGTCGTTCGGGattctttctcgatttttctttttttttcaactcgTCGCCTATCGCCGCCGCGTTATCGGGGACATTATCAGTTCGTAGTTATTGCAAAGATCGATCGATGACGCACAAAATTAAGTCCACCGGGCTCGTGTGCATTATTAATATCGCAGGATTTAGCAAAGAGAATTGTATTTGGTACGAATGCACAAACGCAACCCCTtgtgcacataaattaacaaaaCAACAGCCCACGGATGATTGGATCGTGATTTCTAATGAGAATGCACACCTTACGTGAATTTTGCAATTTCAAGAAATTTCGAGCTTCGTGGGATTCAACGagggaaattaaaataatcgaatatatttattttggaaAGTTTGAAAAGATCGTTGTCACTCGGTTGTACTTTATAAAGCTAATTGAATCCGATTCTTGATAACgacgcgaaaattataaaaaaaaaaaaaaaggaaagaaaaatgaaaGGTAGCGTGACTCACCGGTGGTTCACGCTATCGCATAATATGAAGCCATTATGAACAGGTGAGTCACGCCATGTTGGACGCGTTACTTCATAGTGTCAAATAAATTTCATAATCTAATCTTTCGTTTTTAAGCTGCAACGGATGTGCACTTACACCAattaacaatattaaaatttattaaaggtATATTCATAATTCCAACGTCAAGTTTAATCGCTGAAATAGTAGAATGTAAAGCAAAATGGGGGACGTAAATTTCAGGCTAGACATCTCGATGTTGCATTCTCGTAAATGCCTCGGAATATTTACGAAATTAAATGAGAGCTTATTTTTTAAACTATATTACTAACCTTCGATACACGAACACTGAAGAATATCGAGAAGATTCCTCTGTCGTCGATTTCGTTGAAGTTGATGGAATTCTTTTAACGTCATTGCACATGTCCGAGATCCGACGAGCAGAAAACTCGATTCCTCGTCAGTCAATTATTCAATTCCGGCCGAATTCGCGATGTTGCATCGTCGACCGACAGATTCTCGCCTCTCGTTTGCGCCCCGCGATTCGTGCATTTTTTAACGTCGACGTTTTCCTTCTCCTGTCTCGTCTTTCCTCGTCCCAGCGAAGATTAATGAATCGCTGTCGCGAAAATGTTCTGGCAAAGGCGGAGTTACTTTTCCAGGCTGAAGAGGTCCTATCCGTTCCTGAAACTCATTGACATTTACGATCGTCAGGTAAACCAACTAATAACAATTCCAAACTCCAAAAAGCGTAAACCGTAATATTCCATCGATCTCCTTCGTTTTGCAGTCGTTCATACGAGCGTACATGTTGGACAACGTCTACAATTGCGTGTTGTTGTACATTCTTTTCTACGTGGCTCTGTGGTTCGCCACCGTCGTGAGTATTTCGATAACAGTTATGCGAGTTTTTCCCTCAAGCTTCGAACGAACAATAGCTACCCACAGTTTTGTATCCAAAACAATAGGGTCAGTTGTTCTAATATAGAATATGTTCCTTATTTGGACCACTGCAATATTAAAGAATCGTGATTTTTACATCTATTGACAATGaatgcaattgaaaatatttttgatcTTGGACTTAATATTATACACAATAAGGCAAGTGCATCAGCTTTGTGTTAACTCAATTCTATTCCATATTACGAGTACTATGAGCCCAATATGGAAAATGGGGACCTCATTAAAAAGAATAAACATTTCTGAAACCGTTATTATATTTCTAATTTGGCAGTTACCAGTCAAAAgagtttttataaaagttctgcaagTGAAACACGTGTATAAAAAagagtattccatattagggcgACTGACCCTACGATCGACGCGAAGGGGTTAAGTTTAATCGATGATCGCGGATTGCAGATACTTAGAAAAATGGACAAGTCCAACGAACAGATGCTGAAGGTTGTGGAAGAGTACAGAACGGTCGGTTTGTCATAGCAATTTCTCGTTCGATCGGTTATGTACAGATTGGTGATTGTTGCAGAGAATCGAGGACGTCGCGGCGCTGAAGGACAAGAAGGAAGAGTACGAGACGGTGGTCGTCAGAGTGGTCAGTGTCCAATTAAAattctataataataaaaatctatCCAAGTTGAAAAACGCGTTCCTGAAGTTAATAGAAATtaagctatacagggtgttcggccacccctgggaaaaattttaatggaggattctggaggccgaaataagacgaaaatcaaaaataccaatttgttgatggaggcttcgttaaaaagttattaacaattaaattcaaaaatttcaaatcgttctggaaaaattatttttggttgcaggggtcaattataagcattcttggtgaatagacataccctcgaaatcctgcgcattttcgagaaaaaaattcaagtagatactgaaatttttagacgaaattaaaaaatttcaaatcatactaaaaaaattatatttagttacaggggtcaattacaatcatttttggtcattatacataccctcgaaatcctactcagtttcgaaataaaaattcattactgaaaatataatatgaggccagaaatggttcctcgaaatttcattcatatctttaaaatgtcataacttctgaacggattggacgattttaatgtttaaagaagtaaactacgcgtattttagtgaagaatatgtagaaattgtaaaaatattcggaaagttggtccctgaccccgcaaaatgagaaaaaccccataaaaatgatccaattttcaaataatcataactcctataatagtgaatatatttcaatgaaacttttttctgaggtagagctcataggtacatacaaaaaggtattagacaacttttctgtagggcgtcaaatgaaattattaaaaatgaaaaaggaatttttaagaaaaatcgataggtgcctaaatttttcaacgaaaaaagagaatttcaaatcgttctaaaaaaattattttcggttgctgaggtcaattacaataatttttggtcattatacatacccccaaaatcctactcagttttgagaaaaaaattccttaccgaaaatataatttttggccagaaatgtttgaccaaaatttcatgcgaatctttaaaacgtcataactcctgaacggattggacgattttaatgttcaaaaaagcaaactacgcgtatttttgtggagaatatgttcaaatcgcaaaaatattcgaaaagttggtccttgtccccgcaaaatgagaaaaaccccataaaaatggtccaattttcaaacagacataactcctacaatagtggatatatttcaatgaagcttttttctgaagtagagctcatgggtacctataaaaaagtattagacaacttttctgtagggagtcaaacaaaattactaaaaatgaaaaacgaaattctaagaaaaatcgacagggtgcccaaatttttcgacgaaaatgaaaaatttcaaatcgttccgaaaaaattatttctagattctagggtcaaatacaaccatttttggtgaatacacatacctccgaaatcctacccatttcctagaaaaaaattcagtactggtgaaactttaaacgttaataactttttaacgaagcctcaatcaacaaattggcattcttgattttcatcttattttggcctctagaatccattccccattaaaatttttcccaggggtgaccgaacaccctgtatatcgtaaCAGTGACGAAAATCTTGCAGAAGGAGGGTCAGAAGGTGACGTCCGAGCAGCTCGAGAACGAAGTAACTTGACATTCACCGAAAAGTTTCACTTACTTCCCCCGTACGATGTAAAAAAGAGAAATTTGAATTGTTCAGATGCGGAGATTGAGCACGGAATTGATCGTCGCGGCGGATAAGCTGGAGGAGCTGGAGAGGATCGTCGAAAAAGTAACGAACGATTGTTCCCCGTCTACGGTCACCGATTATTATTAAATCGTAGTTGATTTTCAGTACAAGTCGTCCGGTAGTTCGTTCGAGTGTCCCGCGGGCGACGTCGCTGACCGGAAACCCGAACTCGCGACGGACGTCGAAGGAAGGACGGCCACACTCGAGGACCTCAAGGTGGGTTTCCATTAAACGGGACCAGAGAAACGCCGGAGCTTTTCCCCGACGCGACGCGCTGTAATTGTCACGTGAATTGCTCGAGCGGTTTACCTCTTACTACTCCTGTAACAATTCGGACGGAGCGCCGCGGCCGCAAAACCGAGCAGACGCAAACAGGGACAGATTGGCGGGGAATTCTATTAGAATCCGCGACTAGGAGACGCGACATGTAAAGTTACTTCGGTGTCTGTTAACGAAATTGAGCAAAACCATGGGACACGGGTTAGTTAAGACGCATTCAATGGAAACGGGCTTGATTACTGCCAGATACACCGACCAAGGAACAATATTATTAGCGGGATTAGCTGGTATTATGGTCGGGATTATCCGTCCTCTAATCGCGTAATGTTCGCGTCAATTTCCATCGAGAAATCCGGTAATGTGTAATTGGGTATAATTGGGAGTCCATGTTTGGAAATCTGGTGCTTGGTTTTGAAAATCAGCACTGGAGAAGTTGGTTCCGTATGGAACTAAGGAGGCCAGACGGtcagaaaattgatttttttcgaaagtaataTTATTGAGAAATTAAATGCTAAAGTTTCATGACGTTGTGGTGAAAAATAAGGATTTGAGAgatgaattttaataataattttttttttaataagccCTTAGAAAAAGGTTAAATCTGACTGCCTGGTCTCCTTAACGAGGGTTTCCTAGAtgcaaattttattattaaagatTTTGGAACCGTCCTTCCCGCCGCCTCTACCTCCGCCCAGAAAATATGGAATCTTTGTCGCTCGACCTCCTGGGCAACGTCGTCCGTCTCCCGCGGTTGCAACAGCTGCAACTCCGCCACCAAAACTCGGATTCAAGCAATAACGCGTCGGTGGAGGCTTCCTCGGAATCCATGGTTCCTCGACGTGAGTATTTCTCGAGTTACAGCGCTCTTCAACCCTCTGCACTCTGTGAACATTTTTCAATACACGTGATTAGCAATTTCGAAGTAGCTTTTGAAAACTCAAAGTGCTCCCTTTCCATTTAATTCATTGTCATTGTTAGTTTAATGTATGTTATAATTAGACTGTGTTCGTGGGAAATTTAAATTCTcagaaaactacagaatgcacttaatatgcaaatttACTATAATCGAAATTTCACTCAAAAAGACTCGAGAAATTCAGATGTTTTCCCGAAAATCTTATTCTCGTTTTGTAGGAAGAGCTATGCAAGCTTTAATCGTGTTTcaaaaaattacagaatgcacttaatatgcaaatttACTATAATCGAAATTTCACTCAAAAGGACTCGAGAAATTCAGATGTTTTCCCAAAAATCTTATTCTCGTTTTGTAGGAAGAGCTATGCAAGCTTTAATCGTGTTTcaaaaaattacagaatgcacttaatatgcaaatttACTATAATTGAAATTTCACTCAAAAAGCCTCGAGAAATTCAGATGTTTTCCCAAAAATCTTATTCTCGTTTTGTAGAAAGAGCTATGCAAGCTTTAATCGTGTTTcaaaaaattacagaatgcacttaatatgcaaatttACTATAATCGAAATTTCACTCAAAAAGCCTCGAGAAATTCAGATGTTTTCTCAAAAATCTTATTCTCGTTTTGTAGAAAGAGCTATGCAAGCTTTAATCGTGTTTcaaaaaattacagaatgcacttaatatgcaaatttACTATAATCGAAATTTCACTCAAAAGGACTCGAGAAATTCAGATGTTTTCCCAAAAATCTAATTCTCGTTTTGTAGGAAGAGCTATGCAAGCTTTAATCGTGTTTcaaaaaattacagaatgcacttaatatgcaaatttACTATAATCGAAATTTCACTCAAAAGGACTCGAGAAATTCAGATGTTTTCCCAAAAATCTTATTCTCATTTTGTAGAAAGAGTTATGCAAGCTTTAATCGtgtttcaaaaaactacagaatgcacttaatatgcaaatttACTATAATCGAAATTTCACTCAAAAGGACTCGAAAAATTCAGATGTTTTCCCGAAAATCTTATTCTCGTTTTGTAGGAAAAACTATGCAAGTTTTAATCGTGTTTcaaaaaattacagaatgcacttaatatgcaaatttACTATAATCGAAATTTCACTCAAAAAGACTCGAGAAATTCAGATGTTTTCCCGAAAATCTTATTCTCGTTTTGTAGAAAGAGCTATGCAGGCTTTAATCGTGTTTcaaaaaattacagaatgcacttaatatgcaaatttACTATAATCGAAATTTCACTCAAAAAGACTCGAGAAATTCAGATGTTT is from Colletes latitarsis isolate SP2378_abdomen chromosome 4, iyColLati1, whole genome shotgun sequence and encodes:
- the LOC143341362 gene encoding uncharacterized protein LOC143341362 produces the protein MDKSNEQMLKVVEEYRTRIEDVAALKDKKEEYETVVVRVKEGQKVTSEQLENEMRRLSTELIVAADKLEELERIVEKYKSSGSSFECPAGDVADRKPELATDVEGRTATLEDLKVGFH
- the LOC143341363 gene encoding uncharacterized protein LOC143341363, with the protein product MGHGFWNRPSRRLYLRPENMESLSLDLLGNVVRLPRLQQLQLRHQNSDSSNNASVEASSESMVPRRGNRVVCSGDYQDKRRRRGKFSNGAITRKLFKESLRNVTPFTKSLLDLATIFSKE